Below is a window of Deltaproteobacteria bacterium DNA.
CTTTGGGATTACGAGGAGCAACCATGCGATTTGGCGTTCATGTAAATAGTGGAGCATCGGTCACCGATGCTCTCGTCCTCAAAGATCTCGGGCAACTCGCCGAGGACTTAGGCTTTGAGTCAATCCTCATCGGCGATCACGTAGTGACCGCACGCAAGATCAACACGCAGTTCCCGCTCCCAGTGGAAAACCCACCGTGGCACGTGTATCAAGAGCAGGATTGGCCCGACTGTTTTGTCACGCTCTCATTCCTTGCCGCCTACACCAAACAGGTACGTTTAGGTATGAGTGTGTTGATTCTGCCTTATCGTCATCCGGCAGTAGTCGCCAAACAAATCGCAACGCTCGATCGACTCTCTGACGGACGTGTAATTTTTGGTGTCGGTATTGGTTGGATGAAAGAAGAGTTTGGTTTCCTTGGTGTACCATTCGCTGAACGAGCAGCGATGAGTGACGAACATGTCGCCGTCATGAAAGCATTGTGGAGCGGCTCTCAAGTCAACCACACTGGTCGTTACGTCACCATCAATCAGGAAGTGAATTTCGGCCCCATGCCCGTGCAGAAGCCACATCCGCCCATTTGGGTCGGTGGCAATTCACTGCCTGCCTTGCGGCGAGTCGCACGTTGGGGCGATGGTTGGCAACCAGTGTATATCCCACTACCAGTGATCCAGCAGAAAATGGACCAATTACGCGGGTTGATGGACGAGCAAAAGCGCGATTTCAACCAATTGGAGATTTCCAGCTTGGCTGCATCGTATGTTACGCCTAAGGAAGTCGAGGCGTACCAAAAGGCTGGTATTCACACGTTGTATATGTTCACGACCACTGACAAGCCGCAGGAGCTTTTTGCACAGATGCGGCAGTTTGCGAGGACGTTGCGGGG
It encodes the following:
- a CDS encoding LLM class F420-dependent oxidoreductase, translating into MRFGVHVNSGASVTDALVLKDLGQLAEDLGFESILIGDHVVTARKINTQFPLPVENPPWHVYQEQDWPDCFVTLSFLAAYTKQVRLGMSVLILPYRHPAVVAKQIATLDRLSDGRVIFGVGIGWMKEEFGFLGVPFAERAAMSDEHVAVMKALWSGSQVNHTGRYVTINQEVNFGPMPVQKPHPPIWVGGNSLPALRRVARWGDGWQPVYIPLPVIQQKMDQLRGLMDEQKRDFNQLEISSLAASYVTPKEVEAYQKAGIHTLYMFTTTDKPQELFAQMRQFARTLRGMA